In the Acidovorax sp. A79 genome, one interval contains:
- a CDS encoding Zn-dependent hydrolase, with amino-acid sequence MTTTPSPALQPRVNGARLWQSLMDLAQIGATPKGGVCRLALTALDGEGRDLFVRWAREAGCSVRTDAIGNIFARRAGRNDALPPVMTGSHIDTQPTGGKFDGNYGVLAGIEVVRTLNDLGIVTEAPIEVAVWTNEEGSRFVPVMMGSGVFAGAFTLEHALAQRDAQGTSVAEALAVIGYDGEHGPTPPVGAYFEAHIEQGPVLEANGCVIGVVQGALGQRWYDVSVQGMEAHAGPTPMALRRDALLAASTLVAEVNRIALAHAPHARGTVGVLEVFPSSRNVIPGSVRMTVDLRAADDAMLLQMDAELRTACERIGTAHRTPIAVEQVVYFPPQPFAPALVEGVRADAQALGYSAMDVVSGAGHDAVYLARLAPTAMVFVPCADGISHNEIEDAEPEHLEAGCNVLLQAMLRSAQVVAA; translated from the coding sequence ATGACGACGACCCCCTCCCCTGCCCTGCAACCGCGCGTGAACGGCGCGCGCCTGTGGCAATCGCTGATGGACCTGGCGCAGATAGGCGCCACGCCCAAGGGCGGCGTGTGCCGCCTGGCCCTCACCGCGCTGGACGGCGAAGGCCGCGACCTGTTCGTGCGCTGGGCGCGCGAGGCCGGCTGCAGCGTGCGAACCGACGCCATCGGCAACATCTTCGCGCGCCGCGCGGGGCGCAACGACGCCCTGCCCCCGGTGATGACCGGCAGCCACATCGATACCCAGCCCACGGGCGGCAAGTTCGACGGCAACTACGGTGTGCTTGCCGGCATCGAAGTGGTGCGCACGCTGAACGACCTGGGCATCGTGACCGAAGCCCCGATCGAGGTGGCGGTGTGGACCAATGAAGAGGGCTCGCGCTTCGTGCCGGTGATGATGGGCTCGGGCGTGTTCGCCGGCGCCTTCACGCTGGAGCATGCGCTGGCCCAGCGCGACGCGCAGGGCACCAGCGTGGCCGAGGCGCTGGCCGTCATCGGCTATGACGGCGAGCACGGGCCCACGCCGCCCGTGGGCGCGTATTTCGAGGCGCACATCGAGCAGGGCCCGGTGCTGGAGGCCAACGGCTGCGTGATCGGCGTGGTGCAGGGTGCCCTGGGTCAGCGCTGGTACGACGTGAGCGTGCAGGGCATGGAGGCCCATGCCGGCCCCACGCCCATGGCGCTGCGCCGCGATGCCCTGCTGGCCGCCAGCACGCTGGTGGCCGAGGTGAACCGCATCGCCCTGGCCCATGCACCGCATGCGCGCGGCACGGTGGGCGTGCTGGAGGTGTTCCCGAGTTCGCGCAACGTGATCCCCGGCAGCGTGCGCATGACCGTGGACCTGCGCGCCGCCGACGATGCCATGCTGCTGCAGATGGATGCGGAGTTGCGCACCGCCTGCGAGCGCATCGGCACGGCCCACCGCACACCCATCGCGGTGGAGCAGGTGGTGTACTTCCCGCCGCAGCCGTTTGCGCCCGCGCTGGTCGAAGGCGTGCGCGCCGATGCCCAGGCACTGGGCTACAGCGCCATGGACGTGGTCAGCGGTGCCGGGCACGACGCCGTGTACCTGGCGCGCCTGGCGCCCACGGCCATGGTCTTCGTGCCCTGCGCCGACGGCATCAGCCACAACGAGATCGAGGACGCGGAGCCCGAGCACCTGGAGGCCGGGTGCAACGTCTTGCTGCAGGCCATGCTGCGCAGCGCCCAGGTGGTCGCCGCATGA